One region of Streptomyces davaonensis JCM 4913 genomic DNA includes:
- a CDS encoding nucleotidyl cyclase domain-containing protein, giving the protein MDPTGKHCPKAPAYDPLLSSVPLFDPAQLPLRDWCAGSREDAVTGLVAFPDFHSHIPRALASALTGGGLVGLAIGDVDGLKGHVEQSNATDPGCYGHLAGNKVMARLGAVTRTWFHTQPWEAGCAATFGGDEVIIAAALDDATGFHRAVTQLRDRLADELPVRVSFALAFASAEHLPADRGAGGWKHHFTDQLLAAVDRCLFTHKATRRATGGEGGIIAITQPPLTGHTAARDHRTLLPLPTGAETLHVLARPAGTGTPGMLLLPCAGPAGLRGKRLRLTSPDGTAHTAVAVSLHGQAAVPRETAATDTIEGPGIPLTLQPVREKSARGVPDDLAAALEKEGLDWSVLPAHEQAQMLHLITESASADIRTARITAVIDAVATRTRS; this is encoded by the coding sequence ATGGACCCGACCGGCAAGCACTGCCCGAAGGCACCGGCCTACGACCCGCTTCTCAGCTCGGTGCCGCTGTTTGACCCCGCGCAACTGCCGCTGCGTGACTGGTGTGCCGGCAGCCGCGAGGACGCGGTGACTGGCCTGGTCGCCTTCCCCGACTTCCACAGCCACATCCCCCGCGCGCTGGCGTCCGCCCTGACCGGCGGGGGACTGGTGGGGCTGGCGATCGGCGACGTCGACGGGCTCAAGGGCCACGTCGAGCAGTCCAACGCCACCGACCCCGGCTGCTACGGACACCTGGCCGGGAACAAGGTGATGGCCCGCCTCGGCGCCGTCACCCGCACCTGGTTCCACACCCAGCCCTGGGAGGCCGGATGCGCGGCCACCTTCGGCGGGGACGAGGTCATCATCGCCGCCGCCCTGGACGACGCCACCGGCTTCCACCGGGCTGTTACTCAACTGCGGGACCGGCTCGCCGACGAGTTGCCGGTACGCGTCTCCTTCGCGCTGGCCTTCGCCTCTGCCGAGCACCTCCCGGCCGACCGCGGCGCCGGCGGCTGGAAGCACCATTTCACCGACCAGCTGCTGGCCGCGGTGGACCGCTGCCTGTTCACGCACAAGGCCACCCGCCGTGCCACCGGCGGCGAAGGCGGCATCATCGCCATCACCCAGCCCCCACTGACCGGCCACACCGCGGCCCGGGACCACCGGACCCTGCTGCCGCTGCCCACCGGGGCCGAGACACTGCACGTGCTCGCCCGCCCGGCCGGCACCGGAACACCCGGCATGCTGCTTCTGCCCTGCGCCGGACCGGCCGGGCTGCGCGGCAAACGGCTGCGGTTGACCTCCCCCGACGGCACGGCCCACACCGCCGTCGCCGTCTCCCTGCACGGCCAGGCCGCCGTCCCCCGCGAAACCGCCGCGACCGACACGATCGAGGGACCAGGCATCCCGCTCACCCTCCAGCCCGTCCGCGAGAAGTCCGCCCGTGGCGTCCCCGACGACCTGGCCGCCGCCCTGGAGAAGGAAGGTCTGGACTGGTCGGTACTGCCTGCCCACGAGCAGGCCCAGATGCTTCACCTGATCACCGAATCCGCCAGCGCCGACATCCGCACCGCCCGGATCACCGCCGTCATCGACGCGGTCGCCACCCGTACCCGGAGCTGA
- a CDS encoding HAD family hydrolase, giving the protein MTTQQRLRRTLWEGVHGICFDLGGTLVRPESEPTTGQVAQLLGISLEEARAVMEQGAKRRRISPEDLARDLAAAFGRSALVGPLTHVLERARQRAAEPELFPDAQPALTALRERGFALFALTNSLGSSIPAEPPQAFRTLLDQVIYSAETGAVKPEREAFAAVEHACGLGPDRLLHVGDSPRADVAGAAAAGWHTAWLDRRMAGGPLMTSARAVRLHTLTTLPLLLPAGPAPAPATTSEASR; this is encoded by the coding sequence GTGACCACCCAGCAGCGGTTGCGCCGCACCCTCTGGGAGGGGGTACATGGCATCTGCTTCGACCTGGGCGGCACCCTGGTACGTCCCGAGTCCGAGCCGACCACCGGGCAGGTCGCCCAGCTGCTGGGCATCTCGCTGGAAGAGGCCCGCGCGGTGATGGAACAGGGAGCGAAACGCCGCCGGATCAGCCCCGAGGACCTCGCCCGCGACCTGGCCGCCGCCTTCGGCCGCTCTGCCCTGGTCGGCCCGCTCACCCACGTGCTGGAGCGGGCCCGGCAACGGGCCGCCGAGCCGGAGCTGTTCCCGGATGCCCAACCGGCTCTGACCGCGCTGCGCGAGCGGGGCTTCGCGCTGTTCGCCCTGACGAACAGCCTGGGATCCTCCATCCCGGCCGAGCCCCCGCAGGCATTCCGCACCCTGCTGGATCAGGTGATCTATTCGGCCGAGACGGGCGCGGTCAAGCCCGAACGTGAAGCCTTCGCCGCCGTCGAACACGCCTGTGGGCTTGGCCCGGACCGTCTCCTGCACGTCGGGGACTCGCCTCGGGCGGATGTCGCCGGAGCCGCCGCGGCGGGCTGGCACACCGCCTGGCTGGACCGCCGCATGGCGGGCGGCCCGCTGATGACCTCCGCCCGCGCCGTTCGCCTCCACACACTCACCACCCTGCCCCTGCTGCTGCCCGCCGGGCCCGCACCGGCCCCGGCGACGACCTCGGAGGCTTCCCGCTGA
- a CDS encoding enolase C-terminal domain-like protein — protein sequence MTTLTVRAPAQAGVATKAVVRAVRAWQLPPQAAGLPSELPEPAAAAAGEPPAGPGWAEHRTRFAIELVGDQVSGWHAPVGETVAQIIADDLAAGLIGHDAAAPRRLAYRKKTGRHRNGAHARQAASAVELACWDLASRATGLSVTGLLGGTIRPKVPAYASALGLDPAHPSAPEAAAWITAAGFWGQKWPLPKPLILAGPRVVAKMLGRLREAAGDGRFMVDALGRCRLDEAMQVLPVLADLQVTFAEELLPPGSFGWHRLRAAGAGVPLAAGEHAVDESEQTRLLTGEAVDVWQVDPGWSGGLARSLHTTELAADLGMATFPHGDRLPAAIALAGACCRDKIPAIEWHLTLEPLRQQIYSTPLHVEDGMLHVRTVPGLAEAPTLPEKAAVLEVTGS from the coding sequence ATGACGACCCTCACGGTTCGCGCACCCGCCCAAGCCGGGGTGGCCACGAAGGCCGTGGTCCGCGCCGTCCGCGCCTGGCAGCTGCCCCCGCAGGCCGCCGGGCTGCCGTCCGAACTGCCCGAGCCGGCTGCCGCCGCGGCAGGTGAGCCGCCGGCGGGCCCGGGCTGGGCCGAGCACCGCACCCGGTTCGCCATCGAGCTGGTCGGCGACCAAGTCTCCGGCTGGCATGCCCCGGTCGGCGAGACGGTCGCGCAGATCATCGCCGACGACCTGGCCGCCGGGTTGATCGGGCACGATGCCGCCGCGCCCCGCCGCCTGGCTTACCGCAAGAAGACCGGGCGGCACCGCAACGGCGCCCACGCCCGGCAGGCCGCCTCCGCGGTCGAACTGGCCTGCTGGGACCTGGCCTCCCGTGCCACCGGGCTGAGCGTGACCGGCCTGCTGGGCGGCACCATCCGGCCCAAGGTCCCCGCCTACGCCTCGGCACTCGGCCTCGACCCGGCTCACCCGTCGGCCCCGGAGGCGGCGGCCTGGATCACCGCGGCGGGATTCTGGGGGCAGAAGTGGCCGCTGCCCAAACCGCTGATCCTCGCCGGACCGAGGGTGGTCGCGAAGATGCTCGGGCGGTTACGGGAAGCGGCGGGCGATGGCCGGTTCATGGTCGACGCCCTGGGCCGCTGCCGCCTGGACGAGGCGATGCAGGTGCTGCCCGTCCTGGCTGATCTTCAGGTCACCTTCGCCGAGGAACTCCTGCCACCCGGCTCCTTCGGCTGGCACCGGCTGCGGGCGGCCGGAGCCGGAGTTCCCCTGGCTGCGGGCGAACACGCCGTCGACGAGTCCGAGCAGACCCGGCTGCTGACCGGCGAGGCGGTGGATGTCTGGCAGGTCGATCCGGGCTGGTCGGGCGGGCTGGCCCGCTCACTGCACACCACCGAACTCGCCGCGGACCTGGGCATGGCCACTTTCCCGCACGGTGACCGGCTGCCCGCCGCCATCGCCCTGGCCGGCGCCTGCTGCCGCGACAAGATCCCGGCTATCGAGTGGCACCTGACCCTGGAGCCGCTGCGGCAGCAGATCTACTCCACCCCCCTCCACGTCGAGGACGGGATGCTGCACGTCCGCACCGTCCCGGGCCTCGCCGAGGCCCCGACCCTGCCTGAGAAAGCGGCAGTGCTGGAGGTGACGGGCTCGTGA
- a CDS encoding ATP-binding protein, with product MSSTVMRHDFQVISEAEYVPLARRETAKVLAGWGLSEEVVGTACLIVSELVTNVVQHAAVLSATAAVTLAVEEQAALVLVVADAHPFRPKPLPAAHGLGGRGLFLVDALVREVHGRAEVLPETATGGKRIVIRLPLAPVAA from the coding sequence ATGTCCAGCACCGTGATGCGCCACGACTTCCAGGTGATCTCCGAGGCCGAGTACGTGCCGCTGGCCCGCCGTGAGACAGCCAAGGTCCTTGCCGGCTGGGGTCTGTCCGAGGAGGTCGTGGGCACTGCCTGCCTGATCGTCAGCGAGCTGGTGACGAACGTGGTGCAACACGCGGCTGTGCTTTCGGCCACCGCTGCGGTCACCCTGGCTGTCGAGGAGCAGGCTGCGCTGGTGCTGGTGGTCGCGGATGCCCACCCGTTCAGGCCGAAGCCGCTGCCCGCTGCCCACGGCCTCGGTGGCCGCGGCCTGTTCCTGGTCGACGCCCTGGTGAGGGAAGTCCACGGAAGAGCCGAGGTCCTCCCGGAGACCGCCACGGGCGGCAAGCGGATCGTCATCCGTCTTCCCCTGGCTCCCGTTGCGGCCTGA
- a CDS encoding ISL3 family transposase gives MRIVSPQLDVVRVERVWSAGGVVQIAARTRELPVGCPDCAGVSARVHSRYVRTLADLAVGGRPVLIRLSVRRLFCDNSRCGRRTFAEQVDELTVRYQRRTPLLQHLVEMAAVLLAGRGGARLLQIVNAPLSRTSVLFHLMRMPLPPAATPRVLGVDDFALYADVYGTLLVDADTRLPLTLWAGRDSAQLAAWLREHPGVEIVCRDGSLQYRQGINDGAPDATQVSDRFHLWQGLSKRVADIAAAHRGCLPAAAPEPEPPAPALPASDVLDTPARRHAKQLFEAVHAVTDSGRSLNAAARELHLDWRTVRKYARAATWQDCVRRPRPHQPTALDPYLDYLQQRWAEGEHTAKVLHQELLAKGYRGHYQRVKTAVAPLRRGLPIDTPRERPPSPRTVARWITTAPPRRGLHTIERLDRLLAHCPELNTAHTLVRDFAAMLDTQDAAPLSNWLDGLTTSRLAPMASLAKAIREDLPAVEQGITTPFNSGVNEGRITDLKLQKRIMAGRAGVPLLRHRIVLMAHLRRRFP, from the coding sequence GTGCGGATTGTGTCCCCGCAGCTGGATGTGGTGCGGGTGGAACGGGTGTGGTCGGCGGGCGGCGTGGTCCAGATCGCGGCCCGTACCCGCGAGTTACCGGTCGGCTGCCCGGACTGCGCGGGAGTCTCCGCGCGGGTGCACAGTCGCTATGTCCGCACGCTGGCCGACCTCGCCGTCGGTGGCCGCCCGGTGTTGATCAGGCTGTCGGTGCGGCGGCTGTTCTGTGACAACTCCCGCTGCGGCCGTCGGACGTTCGCCGAGCAGGTCGACGAGCTGACGGTGCGCTACCAGCGTCGCACTCCGCTCCTGCAGCATCTGGTGGAGATGGCCGCGGTGCTGCTCGCCGGCCGCGGCGGTGCCCGGCTCCTGCAGATCGTGAACGCGCCGCTGTCGCGCACCAGCGTGCTGTTCCACCTGATGCGTATGCCGTTGCCGCCGGCAGCCACGCCCCGTGTGCTGGGCGTGGACGACTTCGCGCTGTACGCCGACGTCTACGGCACTCTGCTCGTCGATGCCGACACCCGGCTCCCGCTCACGCTCTGGGCCGGACGGGACAGTGCGCAGCTGGCCGCCTGGCTGCGGGAACATCCCGGTGTTGAGATCGTCTGCCGCGACGGCTCGCTCCAGTACCGGCAGGGCATCAACGACGGCGCGCCTGATGCGACCCAGGTCAGCGACCGCTTCCACCTGTGGCAAGGACTCTCCAAGCGGGTCGCGGACATCGCTGCCGCGCACCGCGGCTGCCTGCCGGCCGCAGCACCCGAACCCGAACCGCCGGCACCGGCGCTGCCGGCTTCCGATGTGCTCGACACGCCGGCCCGCCGCCACGCGAAGCAACTGTTCGAGGCGGTGCACGCGGTGACCGACAGCGGGCGCTCGCTCAATGCGGCAGCCCGTGAACTGCACCTGGACTGGCGCACGGTACGCAAGTACGCCCGGGCCGCCACCTGGCAGGACTGCGTCCGCCGGCCGCGGCCGCATCAGCCCACCGCGCTGGATCCCTACCTTGACTACCTGCAACAACGCTGGGCAGAGGGCGAACACACTGCGAAGGTGCTGCACCAGGAACTGCTCGCCAAGGGCTACCGGGGCCACTATCAGCGGGTCAAGACGGCCGTCGCGCCCCTGCGCCGCGGCCTGCCGATCGACACGCCACGCGAGCGGCCGCCCTCGCCCCGGACCGTCGCCCGCTGGATCACCACCGCACCGCCCAGGCGCGGCCTGCACACCATCGAACGGCTGGACCGGCTGCTCGCGCACTGCCCGGAGTTGAACACGGCCCATACCCTGGTCCGTGACTTCGCCGCCATGCTCGACACCCAAGACGCCGCGCCGCTGTCCAACTGGCTGGACGGGCTCACCACCTCGCGCCTTGCCCCCATGGCCAGTCTGGCCAAGGCCATCCGCGAGGACCTACCGGCGGTCGAGCAGGGCATCACCACCCCGTTCAACTCCGGCGTCAACGAAGGCCGGATCACGGACCTGAAGCTCCAAAAGAGGATCATGGCGGGCCGTGCCGGAGTTCCGCTGCTTCGCCACCGCATCGTCCTCATGGCCCACCTCCGACGCCGCTTCCCGTGA